A section of the Carya illinoinensis cultivar Pawnee chromosome 12, C.illinoinensisPawnee_v1, whole genome shotgun sequence genome encodes:
- the LOC122289285 gene encoding uncharacterized protein LOC122289285, whose amino-acid sequence METKLNAEKCGRVKSRLKYDGCFMVEPVRRKGGLALMWDGEFNVEVLNYSLRHISVWVIDVVGKKKWLLIGFYGEPEANKREEAWRLLADLKPEGNIGWCVIGDFNEILSQDEKIGGCLRQERLMDSFREALESGGLFDLGWRGDKYTWSSKRGWKGSRQFIYEASWALEEDCEGVLKKAWNFQRLNRTNLLEVQSFMESSRGALSRWSRHLEVERGKKLGEKTKRLKWLQAEENGNNAGYIKKIQEIGVLLDKEDLKWRQRAKRNWYQFGDRNTKFFHACASQRRKKNQITQVIDDQNHSFTRPEEVEGAFRSYFENIFTSSQPNTEDIEDCLRDLESRVTSGMNEKLTRAYNRIEVEEMLANRLKSVLTDIISPNQSAFMPERLITDNIMVAYEVMHSMKVRKKGGQRNMAIKIDMSKAYDRIEWVFLEKIMRKMGFNSKCIDMIMKCVSIVSYSILLNGKPGQKIFPSRGLRQGDPLSPYLFILCAEGLSSMLNSSDREGDTRGVAVVRGGTRVNHLLFADDCMLFGRARLDEWLKIQRILSRYEKASGKFLNRDKTTIFFSSNTKTEDKRDVLAAGRATVRGNFERYLGLPTMVGRPKYNTFKCIKERVWQRINNWKNGYLSSAGKEILIKAVLQAIPTYTMSVFKLPKRLC is encoded by the exons ATGGAGACTAAACTAAACGCAGAAAAGTGTGGTAGAGTGAAAAGTAGGCTTAAGTATGATGGATGTTTTATGGTTGAACCAGTTAGAAGAAAGGGGGGACTAGCTTTAATGTGGGATGGAGAGTTCAATGTGGAAGTGCTGAACTATTCTCTAAGACACATCAGTGTATGGGTTATAGATGTGGTGGGGAAAAAGAAGTGGTTACTTATTGGTTTTTATGGAGAACCTGAAGCAAACAAAAGGGAGGAGGCATGGAGACTACTTGCAGATTTGAAACCAGAAGGAAATATAGGATGGTGTGTAATTGGAGATTTTAACGAGATCCTATCCCAAGATGAAAAAATAGGAGGCTGCTTAAGACAGGAAAGATTGATGGACAGCTTTAGAGAGGCTTTGGAGAGTGGGGGACTATTTGATTTAGGGTGGAGGGGGGATAAATATACGTGGA GTAGCAAAAGGGGGTGGAAAGGGAGTAGACAGTTCATATATGAAGCGAGTTGGGCTCTTGAAGAGGACTGTGAAGGGGTTCTAAAGAAAGCCTGGAATTTCCAAAGGCTTAACAGAACAAATCTGCTGGAAGTGCAAAGTTTCATGGAAAGTAGTAGAGGGGCTTTAAGTAGGTGGAGTAGACATTTAGAAGTAGAGAGAGGTAAAAAGTTGGGAGAAAAAACCAAAAGGTTAAAGTGGTTGCAAGCTGAAGAAAATGGGAATAATGCAGGCTACATCAAAAAGATTCAGGAGATAGGAGTCTTACTTGACAAGGAAGATTTGAAATGGAGACAAAGGGCAAAGAGGAATTGGTATCAGTTTGGGGACAGGAACACCaagttctttcatgcatgtgcaagccaaagaagaaaaaagaatcaGATAACACAAGTGATTGATGACCAAAACCATTCCTTCACAAGGCCAGAAGAAGTAGAAGGAGCTTTCAGATCATACTTTGAAAACATCTTCACATCTAGTCAGCCAAATACAGAAGATATTGAAGACTGCTTGAGGGATCTCGAATCCAGGGTGACAAGTGGGATGAATGAAAAACTGACTAGGGCCTATAACAGAATTGAGGTAGAAGAG ATGCTGGCAAATAGGTTGAAGAGTGTGTTAACAGATATTATATCTCCtaatcaaagtgcttttatgCCTGAGAGATTAATAACTGACAATATTATGGTAGCATATGAAGTGATGCATTCCATGAAAGTTAGGAAGAAAGGAGGGCAGAGAAACATGGCCATAAAGATAGATATGTCTAAAGCCTATGATAGAATAGAGTGGGTTttcttagaaaaaattatgagaaaGATGGGTTTTAACAGTAAGTGTATAGACATGATTATGAAGTGTGTATCTATTGTGTCATATTCAATTCTTTTAAATGGTAAGCCTGGTCAGAAGATTTTTCCATCAAGGGGTTTAAGACAAGGTGACCCCCTGTCACCTTATTTGTTCATTCTATGTGCGGAGGGATTAAGCTCAATGCTAAACAGTTCAGATCGTGAGGGAGATACAAGAGGGGTGGCAGTGGTTAGAGGAGGCACAAGGGTAAATCACctattatttgcagatgactgTATGCTGTTTGGAAGGGCCAGACTGGATGAATGGTTGAAGATTCAAAGAATACTTAGTAGATACGAAAAAGCTTCTGGTAAGTTTTTAAACAGAGATAAGACAACAATTTTCTTCAGTTCCAACACCAAAACCGAAGATAAAAGGGATGTCTTAGCAGCAGGGAGAGCCACAGTGAGGGGTAATTTTGAAAGGTATCTTGGTCTCCCTACAATGGTAGGTAGGCCAAAGTACAATACCTTTAAATGTATCAAGGAGAGAGTTTGGCAAAGAAttaacaattggaagaatggttATCTGTCGAGTGCAGGAAAGGAAATATTGATAAAAGCAGTGTTGCAAGCAATCCCAACTTACACCATGAGTGTCTTCAAGTTACCCAAGAGACTGTGTTAG